One genomic region from Flagellimonas oceani encodes:
- a CDS encoding GNAT family N-acetyltransferase, with protein MKVAEKSKFYKTKLLWHRIRHGLFLFTLRNALTRIGLDIAPYYWYREIKNGAEKPEIRDSFKDYELCYIGLDEIGIMNNIMGLTTKELEQNLSMGQICIGLKRGKEIAALLFVDLQDFVFKGRSFKIKDKEGYLLNVYTFQAYRGKNLATYLRYHCFELLENYSVEELYSIVSYFNTSSIKVNEKLNAQKLKLYLYIGLLKRYHWNFLLKDYSK; from the coding sequence ATGAAGGTAGCGGAAAAAAGCAAATTCTATAAAACGAAGTTATTGTGGCACCGAATACGCCATGGATTATTTTTATTCACCCTTAGGAATGCTCTGACCCGGATAGGATTGGACATCGCACCCTACTATTGGTATAGGGAAATAAAAAATGGAGCCGAAAAACCTGAGATTCGAGATAGCTTCAAAGACTATGAATTATGTTATATAGGTTTGGACGAGATTGGGATAATGAATAACATCATGGGGCTTACAACCAAGGAATTAGAGCAGAATTTAAGTATGGGGCAGATATGTATCGGTCTCAAGCGAGGGAAAGAGATTGCCGCCCTATTATTCGTTGATTTGCAGGATTTTGTGTTTAAAGGCCGCTCCTTCAAAATAAAAGATAAGGAAGGTTACCTTTTGAATGTTTACACGTTTCAGGCGTATAGAGGTAAGAACTTGGCTACCTACTTACGTTATCATTGCTTTGAACTTCTTGAAAACTATAGCGTAGAAGAACTTTACAGTATTGTCTCCTACTTCAATACGTCATCAATAAAAGTCAATGAAAAATTGAATGCCCAAAAGTTGAAACTCTATTTGTACATAGGATTGTTAAAAAGATACCATTGGAATTTTCTGTTGAAGGACTATTCCAAATAA
- a CDS encoding Fic family protein yields the protein MSNQFARKISTFHDRVLPEEGILVGYGWLLQFIEDTRNRRLPLPELLAIVTEKQQRYNTPQWQVFAKRYIPEDNASGHLTFALKYEGIDLLILKEFFLAVGDAPVMSMVQNEPTGQYSRRIWFLYEWLFGKKLDIPDLKTGNYVEVVNPKHQYVGPVENSTRHRVKNNLPGTREFCPMIRKTKKLESYAATKFPEIMEKGLMGRNKDLIRRTAAFLLLKDSKASFAIEGEYPPNMRARNWGKAIGQAGKKPLTIEEIERLQDIVIGTKKLKHMGIRKGEGFIGEHDRESLLPMPDHISAKAKDLESLLRGLIDTNNLLKNSGYNPVLAAASIAFGFVFIHPLSDGNGRIHRYIIHHILVRMGYTQRDMIFPISAAILNRIGEYQDILEHFSSPRLNLIEWKPTLDHNVEILNDTIDLYRYFDATLQTEFLYECVEETIEKIIPEELDFLEKYDQMTHQINALVNLPDNKVDLLIKLLNQNKGKLSKTKKAKEFEELSQEEIENVEKMYASIF from the coding sequence ATGAGTAATCAATTTGCACGAAAAATAAGCACTTTTCACGATAGGGTCTTGCCAGAGGAAGGAATTTTGGTTGGGTATGGTTGGCTTCTACAATTTATCGAGGATACAAGAAATAGACGATTACCTTTACCAGAGCTACTTGCCATTGTAACAGAGAAACAACAGCGGTACAATACCCCACAATGGCAGGTATTTGCAAAACGGTATATCCCCGAGGATAATGCAAGTGGCCATCTCACTTTTGCACTGAAGTACGAAGGTATTGATTTGCTCATTTTAAAAGAGTTTTTTCTGGCAGTGGGTGATGCGCCGGTAATGAGCATGGTGCAGAACGAGCCCACTGGTCAATATTCCAGAAGGATTTGGTTCCTATATGAATGGCTCTTTGGTAAAAAACTGGATATCCCCGATTTAAAAACCGGTAATTATGTTGAAGTTGTAAACCCCAAGCATCAATATGTAGGACCGGTTGAAAATAGTACCAGGCATCGCGTAAAGAATAATCTACCGGGTACCAGAGAATTCTGTCCCATGATACGCAAGACCAAAAAATTAGAGTCTTACGCCGCAACAAAATTTCCTGAAATCATGGAAAAAGGATTAATGGGAAGAAATAAGGACTTGATACGTAGGACGGCCGCATTCCTTTTGCTGAAAGATTCAAAAGCATCCTTTGCCATCGAGGGGGAATATCCTCCGAACATGAGGGCCAGAAATTGGGGCAAGGCCATTGGCCAGGCAGGTAAAAAACCATTGACGATTGAAGAGATTGAGCGACTTCAGGATATTGTAATAGGCACCAAGAAATTGAAGCACATGGGAATTCGCAAAGGCGAAGGATTTATTGGTGAACATGACCGCGAAAGCTTACTTCCAATGCCTGATCATATCTCGGCCAAGGCAAAAGATTTGGAATCATTGCTACGTGGATTGATTGACACTAACAACCTCTTGAAAAACAGTGGCTATAACCCAGTTTTGGCGGCAGCCAGTATCGCTTTTGGTTTTGTGTTCATCCACCCTCTTTCAGACGGAAACGGCAGGATACATCGATATATCATACATCATATTTTGGTTCGCATGGGCTATACCCAGAGGGATATGATCTTTCCGATTTCGGCAGCTATACTGAATCGGATAGGAGAGTATCAAGATATTCTGGAGCACTTCTCATCGCCCAGACTTAATCTAATCGAATGGAAGCCGACCCTTGACCACAACGTTGAAATCTTGAACGACACCATTGACCTCTATCGCTATTTTGACGCCACATTGCAGACAGAGTTTCTTTATGAATGTGTCGAAGAGACCATTGAAAAGATAATACCCGAAGAGTTGGATTTTCTGGAAAAATATGACCAAATGACCCATCAAATCAATGCGTTGGTTAATTTGCCCGATAACAAAGTAGATCTATTAATCAAGCTTCTCAATCAAAACAAGGGAAAGCTGTCAAAAACTAAAAAGGCAAAAGAATTCGAGGAATTATCCCAAGAGGAAATTGAAAATGTCGAAAAAATGTATGCTTCAATCTTTTAA
- a CDS encoding heavy-metal-associated domain-containing protein, translating to MKTLKFKTNINCGGCVSKVTPFLNKQEGVESWEVDTANPDKILTIESHGASEEDVKATLQKIGFSAESVDVR from the coding sequence ATGAAAACTTTAAAATTTAAAACAAATATCAATTGTGGTGGTTGTGTCTCTAAAGTAACCCCATTTTTAAACAAACAAGAAGGCGTTGAAAGTTGGGAAGTGGATACCGCTAATCCTGATAAAATCTTGACTATAGAAAGTCATGGTGCTTCGGAAGAAGATGTAAAAGCTACTTTGCAGAAAATAGGGTTTAGCGCGGAAAGTGTTGATGTTCGTTAA
- a CDS encoding zinc-dependent peptidase has translation MLVLAVYFVSKIGSKKVKPFPKYWHPLLMENVLFYRNLPKAKQVVFQQRMMQFLSEVYIDGVQLELQELDKILIAASAVIPVFGFDEWHYTNLSGILLYPDNFNEDMQFSSKDKSRNIGGIVGNGRFEKQMILSKKALHHGFKNTTDKSNTGIHEFVHLIDKLDDFTDGIPERLLEHQYTIPWLKLIHAEMEVINANKSDIRNYGGTNEAEFFAVAAEYFFERPDLFKRKHPELYKMLVECFRQEPGVLEK, from the coding sequence ATGCTTGTCCTTGCCGTTTATTTTGTTTCAAAAATAGGAAGCAAAAAAGTAAAACCGTTCCCAAAATATTGGCATCCGTTACTGATGGAAAATGTGCTCTTCTACCGCAACCTTCCCAAAGCAAAACAGGTAGTTTTTCAACAACGAATGATGCAATTTTTAAGTGAAGTCTATATTGATGGGGTACAACTGGAATTGCAAGAGCTCGACAAGATTTTAATTGCGGCGAGTGCTGTAATTCCCGTTTTTGGTTTTGACGAATGGCACTATACCAATTTAAGCGGAATCCTATTGTATCCTGATAACTTCAATGAGGATATGCAATTTAGCAGCAAAGATAAATCGCGTAATATCGGCGGAATTGTGGGGAATGGACGTTTTGAAAAGCAAATGATTTTATCGAAAAAAGCATTGCATCACGGGTTCAAAAACACAACCGACAAAAGCAATACTGGCATACACGAGTTTGTGCATCTTATTGATAAATTGGACGATTTCACGGATGGAATTCCGGAAAGGTTGTTGGAGCATCAATATACCATCCCGTGGTTAAAGTTGATCCATGCGGAAATGGAAGTTATCAATGCCAATAAATCCGATATAAGAAACTATGGCGGTACCAACGAAGCGGAGTTTTTTGCCGTAGCTGCCGAGTACTTTTTTGAACGTCCCGATTTATTTAAGAGAAAACATCCAGAACTCTACAAAATGCTGGTAGAATGCTTTAGGCAGGAACCAGGAGTTTTAGAAAAGTAA